The following is a genomic window from Pedobacter sp. KBS0701.
TGGCTTGAGGGGTTCCTTAATCTAAGTGTGCAATTGTTTGGAGAGCTATTTCACATATTTATGATCAGTTTTTTAATTAGAAAATGGGTGTTCAGTCATGCTTCGGAAACAGCAGTCCCGTTATTCGCTATAGCTCCGATAAAAGATCGGAGGCTGACGCTTTTACCGGGTTTATAGAACAGAGGATTGTATAAAATACAAACGAAGACTACATTAAGTTCAAAAATCAGGCGTCATTGCGAGAGGAACGACGAAGCAATCCTATCGCAGACAGGAAGATTGATTCATCCGATGAAAAATCGGCTTGTCAATATTAACTCGCAACCTTTCATTTCAGGCATTTTGCTACAGGTATGAAATCAGTATAGCTTCTGCTTTAGCTAATGACAGCTAAAATTAATGATTTATAGAACTATTTATACAATCTACTAACGCTTTCACTTTTGTTTCTGAAGTAAGTTCATACCGGTATTCGTCATCAATACTACCCATTTTGGTTTCCGTATTTCTGAATTCCATTTTACTTGGTACAAATTCCTTTGCTGAAGCATGAAATTGTGTAGCACCGGTTTGATCAATAAGGTTTTTGATGTTGTTTTCATTTATCCCCGCACCAGGCATGATGGTAATGCGGCCATTGGCTTTTTTTACCAGCCGTGATAATTTTTCTGCTCCCAGAATTGCAGAAGAAGCACCTCCGGAAGTGAGCACTCTTTTTATGTTGAGTGAGATCAAATCTTCCAGTGCCTGATCCATATCGTTACTCATATCAAATGCCCTGTGGAAAGCCACCTCCATAGGTTTGGCCAGCGCAATTAATTCAGCGCATCTTTCTTTGTCGACAGTGCCATCAGCTTTAAGTATTCCAATAACTATTCCTTCGCAATTTAATGATTTGCAGATTTTTATATCTTCTTTCATTAATTCGAATTCTGTGCCGGAGTATAGGAAATCGCCACCCCTCGGACGGATAATCGGCCAGATTTCGATGGATAGATTTTTCTTCGCAAGTGCCAGCTGACCATAACTTGGTGTGGTACCACCTTCTGCCAGGTTATCGCAAAATTCCACTCTTTTCGCCCCGCCATTTTGAGCGGCTAAGGCTGATTGGTAAGAGTTAGCGCATACTTCTAAGCAAGGAATTGCTCCTTCATTCATGATATTTGGATTTATGTTCTACAAAGCGAATTTACTTTCTTATCGTCACCCTGAATTTATTTCAGGGTCAATTAAGTAAAGGAGACTACAGATCGCGCCTTCATTAAATAGTTAAAAATTAAATATTTACATCCGACAAACAATAAACTCTGATTAATAATAACTCTTGCCTTTGATCAAAAGATCTTGTTTTTCTGCATTACAAACCGCATAACTAAAGCCCTGTTGAATGGCATAAGCACCATATTCGCCTTTTTTATTGATAGCTAAAAATCCTACCTGTATATTTTTGGCAGTTTCGGGCTTCTTTTTAATGATGCGCATTACCGCTTCCTTACAGGCGGCTTCGGGTGTATAACCCTGGCGCATGAGTTCTACAACTAAAAACGAACCTACATTTCGTACTACCTCTTCGCCTACACCGGTTGATGTTGCGCCACCAACTTCATTATCTACATAAAGGCCAGCCCCAATTATCGGACTATCACCAATTCTACCATGTAATTTGTAGGCCATGCCACTGGTGGTACAAGCGCCGGAAATGTTTCCTTTCGCATCAATAGCCAACATTCCAATGGTATCGTGGTTATACTGGTTGCCTGGTAATTTTTGTGGGGCAGCTTTCTCGTAAAGTTTATTTTCGATATTCATCACCGGCGCATATTTCGCTGTTTTTAACCATTCTTTCCATGCTTTTTCGCTAGCCGGAGTGAGTAGATTCTCTTTTTTGAAACCCTGCTCCAAGGCAAACTGTAAAGCACCATCTCCAGCTAACATGACGTGCGGTGTTTTTTCCATCACCTTACGCGCAACCGAAATTGGATGCTTAATATGCTCGAGTGCTAAAACAGCGCCACAATTACCCAGTTCGTCCATAATACAGGCATCGAGCGTAACATGGCCATCACGATCCGGTAAGCCACCATAACCGACAGATTGATTGTGCTCATCAGCTTCGGGTACCCAAACGCCTTGTTCTACTGCATCTAAAGCACGTCCACCAGTTGATAAAACTTTCCAGGCATCAGCATTTGCCGCAATGCCAAAATCCCAGGTAGAAATTACAATCGGGAAATTTTCTGCTTTTGATGATTTTTTTGGAATTACATGCGCAATACTACTTTTATCAATGGCCAGCAATCCGGCCGATAGGGCAGACGCTTTTATAAATTTACGGCGGTTAAACATTTTTTTGGTTATTGTTGAAATTGGCTAAATAGTTAATTATTTGATTGTCGAATTGTTAGATTGTTAAATCGAACGATCTTGTTTGGTCATTTTGATTTGAACATTGGTTATCATTCATTAATCGTTTTACTTCCGTTTGAAATTGCAATCTGATATTATTTAATTGTTAGGTTGTTGAAACAATCGTTCCTGTATGAAAATTGCGACTTGACTATTGGTTATTAATTTAACTGATCGTAAATCTATCCGCATCTTTTAGAAAAGGAAACTGTCTTCTGATTTTAACCAGTTCTTCGTAGTTGATACTAAAAGTGTATAAATCTTCATCTTCCGGTTTATAATAGACGGTATTGCCATACGGATCTAAACACATCGATAATCCACTGTGGTAAATCTGGTTCCCATCGTGCCCAACGCGGTTCACGGCAATTACATAACTTTGGTTCTCAATTGCCCTGGCTGGGATTAATGCCTTCCAGTGTGCCGAGCGTTTATCAGGCCAGTTGGCCACCAGGAGTAAGATGTCGTATTCCTGATCTACATTGCGTAACCAAACCGGAAAGCGTAAATCATAACAAATGGCCAATCTGATTTTCCATCCTTTAAGTTCAACAATGAGTTTTTCTTTACCTGGACTAAAGTGGTGGTCTTCATCACCCATGCCAAACAGATGGCGTTTATCGTAATGCTGGTTTTTACCATCCGGCTCCATCCAGATCAGGCGGTTAAAATATTGGTTATTTTCTTTAATAATCAAACTTCCTGTAACTACACAATTGTACTGATGCGCCATTTTTTGCATCCATTGCATCGTTTTACCACCCATTTCTTCCGCTAAAGCTTCAGAATTCATGCTGAAACCTGTGTTAAACATTTCGGGTAAAATGATAATATCAGTTTTCTCCCTTACACCCATCGACAATCTAAGTGCCAGATTCAAAAGGTTTTTCTCAATGTTTTCCCAAAAAAGATAGGCCTGAAAAACAGTTACTTTCAGATTTTCTATTTGAGTGTAAACAGGTGCTTCCATGGTATATCGGTTAAGTCTGGTTAAACATTTTTTAGTTTCCCGGCAGCTAAGGCGAGGGTAGCATTTTCTTTAGCAAAGCAGAACCTGATAATTTTATGATCTGTTGCTTTTTGGTAAAATGCAGAAACCGGAATGGTGGCCACTCCAAATTCCTTGATCAGCCTGATACTAAAATCGGTGTCTTTTTCGTCGCTGATATCGCTATAACTTGCACATTGAAAATACGAACCATTACAAGGCAAAAGTTTAAAGCGGCTTTCGGACAGGAGACTTCTAAAATAATCTCTCTTCTGTTGAAAGAAGCTGCCTATTTCAGTATAATTTTTTGGCTCTTTGATGTAATGGGCAATTGCTTGTTGCATGGGACTATTAACGCTGAAAACATTAAATTGGTGTACCTTCCTAAATTCTTCGGTCAATTTCTCTGGCGCCAAACAATAACCCAGTTTCCAACCCGTAGCGTGCAAAAGCTTACCAAAAGAGGCTACGACGAAACTTCTTTGCTTTAATTCCGGGTAGAGCATTACACTCTGGTGTTTTTGTTCATCGTAAATCAGGTGTTCATAAACTTCATCGCTCAGGATTAAAATATCGGTGCCACTAACGAATTTAATAAGCGATTTCATATCATCTGGTGACAAAATACTACCTGTAGGGTTTTGTGGAGTATTTAAGATGATCATCCTGGTTTTTGCGGTAAACAACTTCTTAACCATATCCCAGTCAATAGCATAAGTGGGTGGGGCAAGTTCGTAAGTTTTAACCAGGCCACCTAAAAGTTTAATGGTAGGTGCATAACTATCGTAAGCTGGTTCAAAAATGATAACTTCATCACCGGCATTGATAATTGCCGCTAAAGCTGTAAAAATAGCCTGTGTTCCACCTGCTGTAATGGTAATTTCTGTTTCAGGGTTATACTTTATATTGTAGAGTTTTTCAACTTTCTCTGCGATGGTTTCTTTTAAAAAAGTAGAACCTGGCATTGGTGCATATTGGTTAAAACCATCTTGCATGGCTTTATTTACCAATTCAACCAGTTTTGGATCACAGGCATAATCAGGAAATCCCTGAGAAAGATTAATGGCATTGTATTCAGCTGCAAGTTTACTCATCACCGAAAAAATGGTGGTACTTACGCCAGGAAGTTTAGATTGTATATGAAGCATCTTGTAAGCGAAAATAGGAAAAAAAAGCTTAAGGCGTAAAAAACCTATTTCAAAAGCCATGCTGCAAGATTATAATAGTAGACGGAGAAAAACATTTTCAGCAGTATTAAACCCTCACTTTAAATTAACATCAATAACCTAAACAATAAACCCCTGGCTTTAGCAAATTAACCCTGGAATTTTGTATTATTTCAAATATATTGCTGCTTATTTAAAATTATTCCAAATAAACCCTTTTATTTGCACTTGAATCTTAATATCCATTAAATATGAAATTTAAGCACTTAACTGCTGCTTTTTTACTGATCATAAGTGCCTCTGCATTTATTAGTCCGAAAAAAGCTTTAAGAACATTTGTTTCCAATTACGAAAATGTATTGGGCACATCGTTAGAATTAAAATTTAAAACGAGCAGCCAGGCCGACGCGGATTTAGCAGAAGCCCGCGCATTAAATGAAATAGATCGACTGGATGATATTTTAAGTGCTTATAAAACTAACAGCGAGTTTAGTAAATGGATGGGCAATGGTAAACAAACTACCAAAGTTTCGACTGAATTATTTGAGGTTTTAAAACAGTTTGAAAATTATAAAGTGTTAACCAACGGTGCGCTTGATGCATCAGCCAAAGTAATAGGTGAGGTATGGAAAAAGGCAGTTGCCGAAAATCGTTTACCATCTGCTGAAGCACTACATCAGGCGGTTACTTTGGTTAAACAAAAACATTATATCTTAAATGAACGGGATAAAACGGTTACCCGTTTGGATGATGCACCATTAGCATTAAATTCTTTTGCGAAGAGTTATATCATTAATAAGGCTGCTGAGAAAGCTATTCAATCTCCTGGTATTGAAAACGTGGTCGTAAATATTGGTGGCGATATGGTGATTAAGGGAAACCAGCCTGAAGCTATCGAAATTGCAAATCCTAAAGCTGATGCTGAAAACGATGTAGCACTAACCACAATTAAAGTATCAAATATGGCTGTGGCAACCAGCGGTAATTACCGCAGAGGTTTTATGGTAAATGGAAAATGGTATTCGCATATCGTTGATCCGCGCAGCGGAAAGCCTGCTTCAGAAATAATCAGTGCAACGGTTATTGGTCCTGATGCCAGTGAAGCAGGTGCTTTAGCTACTTCTTTTAATATACTTTCTGTTGCCGAGATTGAAGCATTAACTGCGACTAGAAATGACATTGCATACTTGTTGATCACTAAAGATGGCAAAGAAATCAGAAGCAAGGAGTGGGCTAATTATGAGGTTGTTGTAAATAAGCCGGCTGGTGTTGTAGAAAAAGCAAGCAAAGCTGATAAACTTTGGAATACCAAATATGAGTTGGTGGTAAATTTAGAAATTGCCAATATAGAATCTACCGATGGTAAACGTGTCCGTCGCCCTTTTGTGGCCGTATGGATTGAAGATGCAGCTAAAACACCTGTGCGTAATCTGGCTATATGGTATAACAAACCACGTTGGCTACCCGATTTAAAATCATGGAACCGTGCCAACGGCGATGAGTTCAAAAAAGGAGCAGAAGGAAAGCTGAGCTCAACAAGTTCTGCTACACGTGGCCCCGGTAAATA
Proteins encoded in this region:
- a CDS encoding copper homeostasis protein CutC — its product is MNEGAIPCLEVCANSYQSALAAQNGGAKRVEFCDNLAEGGTTPSYGQLALAKKNLSIEIWPIIRPRGGDFLYSGTEFELMKEDIKICKSLNCEGIVIGILKADGTVDKERCAELIALAKPMEVAFHRAFDMSNDMDQALEDLISLNIKRVLTSGGASSAILGAEKLSRLVKKANGRITIMPGAGINENNIKNLIDQTGATQFHASAKEFVPSKMEFRNTETKMGSIDDEYRYELTSETKVKALVDCINSSINH
- a CDS encoding N(4)-(beta-N-acetylglucosaminyl)-L-asparaginase, with protein sequence MFNRRKFIKASALSAGLLAIDKSSIAHVIPKKSSKAENFPIVISTWDFGIAANADAWKVLSTGGRALDAVEQGVWVPEADEHNQSVGYGGLPDRDGHVTLDACIMDELGNCGAVLALEHIKHPISVARKVMEKTPHVMLAGDGALQFALEQGFKKENLLTPASEKAWKEWLKTAKYAPVMNIENKLYEKAAPQKLPGNQYNHDTIGMLAIDAKGNISGACTTSGMAYKLHGRIGDSPIIGAGLYVDNEVGGATSTGVGEEVVRNVGSFLVVELMRQGYTPEAACKEAVMRIIKKKPETAKNIQVGFLAINKKGEYGAYAIQQGFSYAVCNAEKQDLLIKGKSYY
- a CDS encoding amidohydrolase translates to MEAPVYTQIENLKVTVFQAYLFWENIEKNLLNLALRLSMGVREKTDIIILPEMFNTGFSMNSEALAEEMGGKTMQWMQKMAHQYNCVVTGSLIIKENNQYFNRLIWMEPDGKNQHYDKRHLFGMGDEDHHFSPGKEKLIVELKGWKIRLAICYDLRFPVWLRNVDQEYDILLLVANWPDKRSAHWKALIPARAIENQSYVIAVNRVGHDGNQIYHSGLSMCLDPYGNTVYYKPEDEDLYTFSINYEELVKIRRQFPFLKDADRFTIS
- a CDS encoding methionine aminotransferase, translated to MLHIQSKLPGVSTTIFSVMSKLAAEYNAINLSQGFPDYACDPKLVELVNKAMQDGFNQYAPMPGSTFLKETIAEKVEKLYNIKYNPETEITITAGGTQAIFTALAAIINAGDEVIIFEPAYDSYAPTIKLLGGLVKTYELAPPTYAIDWDMVKKLFTAKTRMIILNTPQNPTGSILSPDDMKSLIKFVSGTDILILSDEVYEHLIYDEQKHQSVMLYPELKQRSFVVASFGKLLHATGWKLGYCLAPEKLTEEFRKVHQFNVFSVNSPMQQAIAHYIKEPKNYTEIGSFFQQKRDYFRSLLSESRFKLLPCNGSYFQCASYSDISDEKDTDFSIRLIKEFGVATIPVSAFYQKATDHKIIRFCFAKENATLALAAGKLKNV
- a CDS encoding DUF2271 domain-containing protein; amino-acid sequence: MKFKHLTAAFLLIISASAFISPKKALRTFVSNYENVLGTSLELKFKTSSQADADLAEARALNEIDRLDDILSAYKTNSEFSKWMGNGKQTTKVSTELFEVLKQFENYKVLTNGALDASAKVIGEVWKKAVAENRLPSAEALHQAVTLVKQKHYILNERDKTVTRLDDAPLALNSFAKSYIINKAAEKAIQSPGIENVVVNIGGDMVIKGNQPEAIEIANPKADAENDVALTTIKVSNMAVATSGNYRRGFMVNGKWYSHIVDPRSGKPASEIISATVIGPDASEAGALATSFNILSVAEIEALTATRNDIAYLLITKDGKEIRSKEWANYEVVVNKPAGVVEKASKADKLWNTKYELVVNLEIANIESTDGKRVRRPFVAVWIEDAAKTPVRNLAIWYNKPRWLPDLKSWNRANGDEFKKGAEGKLSSTSSATRGPGKYSLSWDGKDDNGKLVKAGIYTVFIEVAREHGTYQVIAKEMKFTGSAQKVELTPNTELTSASLDYRKIGTAKK